The following are from one region of the Rhinoraja longicauda isolate Sanriku21f chromosome 11, sRhiLon1.1, whole genome shotgun sequence genome:
- the LOC144598153 gene encoding regulator of G-protein signaling 4-like, whose product MCKGLAALPATCLRSAKDIKHRLGFLLPKAEARTDHSSVSVKKDKTGTAHRLSWEEVKKWNESLQKLITHKHGLVVFAEFLRSEYSEENIRFWLECEEFKSFKPSAKLAMKAKKVFDEYIAVDAPKEVNLESQIREKTKKSIPDPTSSCFDEAQSKIYTLMEKDSYPRFLKSKIYLDLLSQTHARGHSNPKDQIAFSSHLQRLRA is encoded by the exons cgccaaggaTATAAAACATCGCCTTGGCTTCCTGTTGCCAAAGGCAGAGGCTCGGACTGATCACAGCTCTGTGTCTGTCAAGAAGGATAAGACAGGCACAGCTCACAG GCTCAGCTGGGAGGAGGTCAAAAAATGGAATGAATCTTTGCAAAAGCTAATAACTCATAAAC ATGGCCTGGTGGTATTTGCAGAGTTCCTGCGGTCAGAGTACAGCGAGGAGAATATCAGGTTCTGGTTGGAGTGTGAGGAATTCAAAAGCTTCAAACCATCTGCAAAGCTGGCTATGAAGGCAAAGAAGGTTTTCGATGAATACATTGCAGTCGATGCACCCAAAGAG GTCAATTTAGAATCACAGATCAGAGAAAAGACAAAGAAAAGCATTCCAGACCCAACATCTTCTTGTTTCGATGAAGCACAAAGCAAGATCTACACATTGATGGAGAAGGACTCTTACCCCAGGTTTCTCAAGTCTAAAATCTACTTGGATTTACTGAGCCAAACTCATGCCAGAGGCCACTCCAACCCCAAAGACCAAATCGCCTTCTCCTCTCACCTGCAGCGGTTACGTGCTTAG